In Phalacrocorax aristotelis chromosome 6, bGulAri2.1, whole genome shotgun sequence, one DNA window encodes the following:
- the LHX4 gene encoding LIM/homeobox protein Lhx4, which yields MMQSSALAAEGAVKGLPEILGVPVQQIPQCAGCNQHILDKFILKVLDRHWHSSCLKCADCQMQLADRCFSRAGSVYCKEDFFKRFGTKCTACQQGIPPTQVVRKAQDFVYHLHCFACIICSRQLATGDEFYLMEDGRLVCKEDYETAKQNDDSEAGAKRPRTTITAKQLETLKNAYKNSPKPARHVREQLSSETGLDMRVVQVWFQNRRAKEKRLKKDAGRHRWGQFYKSVKRSRGGSKLEKESSAEDCGISDSELSFREDQILSELGHTNRVYGTVGDVAGGQLLNGSFSMEGTGQSYQDLRDGSPYGLPQSPSSISSLPSHPPLLNGLDYAMDGSLGLVAHGAQGVSQTLRAMAGGGPTSDISTGSSVGYPDFPTSPASWLDDMDHPPF from the exons agATCCCCCAGTGTGCAGGCTGCAACCAGCACATCCTGGACAAGTTCATCCTCAAGGTCTTGGACCGGCActggcacagctcctgcctcaAGTGCGCTGACTGCCAGATGCAGCTGGCCGACCGCTGCTTCTCCCGGGCCGGCAGCGTCTACTGCAAGGAGGACTTCTTCAA GCGTTTTGGGACCAAATGCACGGCGTGCCAGCAGGGCATCCCCCCCACCCAGGTGGTCCGCAAAGCCCAGGACTTCGTCTACCACCTCCACTGCTTTGCCTGCATCATCTGCAGCCGGCAGCTGGCCACCGGCGATGAGTTCTACCTGATGGAGGATGGGCGGCTGGTCTGCAAGGAGGACTACGAGACCGCCAAGCAGAACG ATGACTCTGAGGCAGGCGCTAAGCGGCCCCGGACCACCATCACAGCCAAGCAGCTGGAGACGCTGAAGAATGCCTACAAAAACTCTCCCAAGCCCGCTCGGCACGTGCGGGAGCAGCTCTCCTCTGAGACGGGACTTGACATGAGGGTGGTGCAG GTGTGGTTCCAGAACCGCCGGGCCAAGGAGAAGCGGCTGAAGAAGGACGCGGGGCGGCATCGCTGGGGGCAGTTTTACAAGAGTGTCAAGCGGAGCCGTGGGGGCAGCAAGCTGGAGAAGGAGAGCTCGGCCGAGGACTGCGGCATCAGCGACAGCGAGCTCAGCTTCCGTG AAGACCAGATCCTCTCCGAGCTTGGCCACACCAACAGAGTTTATGGCACGGTGGGAGACGTGGCTGGCGGACAGTTGCTGAATGGCAGCTTCTCCATGGAGGGGACAGGACAGTCGTACCAGGACTTACGGGACGGCAGTCCCTATGGCCTTCCCCAGTCGCCATCCTCCATCTCCTCCCTGCCATCCCACCCGCCCTTGCTCAATGGGCTGGACTACGCCATGGACggcagcctggggctggtggCCCACGGGGCTCAGGGGGTGAGTCAGACGCTGCGGGCCATGGCTGGGGGGGGCCCCACCTCCGACATCTCCACGGGGAGCAGTGTCGGGTACCCAGACTTTCCCACTAGCCCGGCCTCCTGGCTGGACGACATGGATCACCCCCCTTTCTAA